The following coding sequences are from one Desulfomonile tiedjei window:
- a CDS encoding DUF192 domain-containing protein, translating to MMKPHKLITILWFSLLCLWPGLLCGVEVSEYGNPFAWVTVGQVGVKAEVVRSPGKVYLGLGHRRELPEGRGMLFIMPRMEVQNFCMRGMQFPIDIIWITQGKIVGIEKNVSPKFTGTLCSPQPVNYVLEVPGGFSDRHGIKVGDAVSW from the coding sequence ATGATGAAACCGCACAAATTAATTACCATACTCTGGTTTTCGCTCCTGTGCCTCTGGCCCGGGCTGCTCTGCGGGGTGGAGGTCTCCGAATACGGCAATCCCTTCGCCTGGGTGACGGTGGGCCAGGTGGGGGTGAAGGCTGAGGTGGTCCGGTCCCCGGGCAAGGTCTACCTGGGCCTGGGGCACCGCCGGGAGCTGCCTGAAGGCCGGGGCATGCTCTTTATTATGCCCCGGATGGAGGTGCAGAATTTCTGTATGCGGGGCATGCAATTCCCCATTGACATCATCTGGATCACCCAGGGGAAAATCGTGGGGATAGAAAAGAATGTCTCGCCCAAATTCACCGGCACCCTCTGCTCCCCCCAGCCGGTGAATTATGTCCTGGAAGTGCCCGGCGGATTCTCGGACCGCCACGGTATTAAAGTGGGGGATGCGGTGAGCTGGTAG